The proteins below are encoded in one region of Mycobacterium pseudokansasii:
- a CDS encoding DUF4352 domain-containing protein, protein MPEDQPPPLPPTPPPPPGGYYGPPPGYYQPPPKKRKVWPWVLLGVVVLFFGGCFAVVGVIGSAVHSSSERRSSERAAASAPSSTMPGIGQEVRDGKFAFTVTGVTRAPSVGTTQARGEFVIVTMTVKNTGAQPQDFFSSNQKLYDTAGRQFAADSMAISTDSMVINLNPGFDLNVKVPFDVPTGTTIATIELHDSAFSDGAKVRLS, encoded by the coding sequence ATGCCGGAAGACCAGCCACCGCCGTTGCCGCCAACGCCGCCCCCGCCGCCTGGCGGCTACTATGGCCCGCCGCCCGGCTACTACCAACCACCGCCAAAGAAGCGCAAGGTGTGGCCGTGGGTCCTGCTCGGCGTCGTTGTGCTGTTCTTTGGTGGTTGCTTCGCAGTCGTCGGGGTTATCGGCTCGGCCGTGCATTCGAGTAGTGAGCGTCGATCAAGCGAACGGGCTGCGGCGTCCGCGCCGTCTTCGACAATGCCCGGTATCGGTCAAGAAGTCCGTGATGGCAAGTTCGCATTCACCGTCACCGGCGTGACGAGGGCACCCTCTGTGGGCACGACGCAAGCGCGAGGCGAGTTCGTGATTGTCACGATGACTGTGAAGAACACGGGTGCCCAACCGCAAGACTTCTTCTCGTCAAACCAAAAGCTATACGACACCGCCGGGCGACAGTTCGCGGCTGACTCGATGGCTATTTCAACGGACTCCATGGTCATCAACCTGAATCCCGGGTTCGACCTCAACGTGAAGGTTCCGTTCGACGTCCCTACAGGGACGACGATCGCCACGATTGAATTGCACGATTCCGCATTTTCGGACGGCGCAAAGGTCAGGCTGAGTTAG
- a CDS encoding ParA family protein — protein sequence MEIDLMLTYGYWNNKGGTGKTSLCFQSVCFYADQHPEERVLVLDVCPQANLSELLLGGLANGGSNRLLARQGAVPRATIGGYFQHRLPAPYQPPVIDPQDYITTPSEFNPEIPNNVDLICGDPLLELQANAISTLANNSIPGTDTWIAVLDWIKDLLSPLAGKYDVAFVDCNPSFSIYTQIALSAVDRMVLPVMADDSSRRAIQNAFSLVYGLKLPSDIYATYAFATRLRNAGRTLPKVHLIVKNRLTQYMGPASAYAAVLNSIDNDVEKLIESNADIFSFVQLDDGLVDVRDFQTTGVVAFAKGTPLYGLKPGKREVMGQRVVVNAPYQQNCVEHMNDLVAKL from the coding sequence ATGGAGATTGATCTCATGCTCACGTACGGCTACTGGAACAACAAGGGCGGCACCGGCAAGACGTCGCTCTGCTTTCAATCGGTCTGTTTCTATGCCGACCAACACCCTGAAGAGCGGGTATTGGTGCTCGACGTCTGCCCACAAGCGAACCTCTCCGAGCTGCTTCTCGGTGGCCTTGCCAACGGTGGTAGTAATCGACTGCTGGCGCGGCAGGGCGCGGTGCCCCGCGCCACTATTGGCGGGTATTTCCAGCATCGACTTCCGGCTCCGTACCAACCTCCTGTTATCGATCCGCAGGACTACATCACAACACCGAGTGAGTTCAACCCGGAGATACCGAACAACGTTGATCTGATCTGCGGAGATCCACTACTCGAACTGCAGGCGAACGCCATCTCCACGCTGGCCAACAACTCGATTCCGGGTACCGACACATGGATTGCCGTCCTGGACTGGATCAAGGATCTGTTGAGCCCGTTAGCCGGAAAGTATGACGTTGCGTTTGTTGACTGCAACCCGAGCTTCTCGATCTACACGCAGATCGCCTTGTCGGCCGTGGACCGGATGGTGTTGCCGGTGATGGCTGATGATTCGTCTCGCCGTGCGATTCAGAACGCCTTTTCGTTGGTGTACGGGCTGAAGCTCCCATCCGACATTTACGCGACGTACGCGTTCGCCACCCGCCTGCGCAATGCGGGGCGAACGCTGCCCAAGGTGCATCTCATCGTCAAGAATCGGTTGACCCAGTACATGGGACCGGCGTCGGCGTATGCAGCTGTGCTGAACTCGATCGACAACGACGTCGAAAAACTCATCGAGAGCAACGCCGATATTTTCAGCTTCGTGCAGCTCGACGACGGACTTGTGGATGTCCGCGATTTCCAGACCACCGGGGTCGTGGCCTTCGCGAAGGGCACGCCTCTCTACGGGCTGAAACCGGGAAAGAGGGAAGTGATGGGCCAACGGGTCGTCGTGAACGCCCCGTACCAACAGAACTGTGTCGAGCACATGAACGACCTGGTGGCCAAGCTCTAA